A window from Aquiluna borgnonia encodes these proteins:
- a CDS encoding DMT family transporter, whose translation MKTHWIWKFLPLALIWGSSFLFTELALRFLPFYGVAFWRTMLGGVAMFAMVFALKLELPRGRQWFHLWVAGLFMSAIPFSLFSFAQQSTTSSLAAIIGATMPMFTLLAILTIYRSEKVGLLSGIGLVIGLVGVAITLGVWEGFGANDPAAVMALLLAAVSYGIGTPYIRKFVSPMGLNPTSTAAAQVTTSALTLLPLYLFSGPLVIAAPTPESLVAILLLGVFGSGLAYRLFHSVVTQAGSAVAATVTFTNPVVATVWGILLLGESLHWYEPVGGVVVILGAWLAQRPGSKR comes from the coding sequence GTGAAAACCCACTGGATTTGGAAGTTTCTTCCATTGGCCCTGATCTGGGGCTCCAGCTTTTTATTCACCGAGTTGGCTCTTAGGTTCCTGCCTTTTTACGGGGTGGCCTTCTGGCGCACGATGCTCGGTGGAGTGGCCATGTTCGCCATGGTGTTCGCACTGAAACTTGAGCTTCCAAGGGGTAGGCAGTGGTTTCACCTGTGGGTTGCCGGGCTATTCATGTCTGCAATTCCCTTTTCACTGTTTAGCTTCGCCCAGCAGTCCACCACTTCCTCGCTGGCTGCAATTATCGGTGCCACTATGCCGATGTTTACGCTGCTGGCAATACTCACCATCTACCGTTCGGAGAAGGTGGGGCTGCTGTCCGGGATTGGGCTGGTAATCGGGTTGGTTGGCGTCGCCATAACTCTCGGAGTTTGGGAGGGCTTTGGTGCCAATGACCCGGCAGCCGTGATGGCTCTGCTGTTGGCAGCGGTCTCCTACGGAATCGGAACTCCCTACATTCGAAAGTTTGTCAGCCCGATGGGCCTGAATCCAACCAGCACCGCAGCCGCTCAGGTAACAACCAGTGCGCTCACTCTGCTGCCGCTCTATCTGTTCAGTGGGCCACTGGTGATTGCCGCGCCAACCCCAGAATCTCTCGTTGCCATTTTGCTGCTCGGAGTGTTTGGCTCGGGTCTTGCCTACCGGCTGTTTCACTCGGTGGTGACCCAGGCAGGTTCAGCCGTCGCGGCCACCGTTACCTTCACCAACCCGGTGGTGGCAACTGTGTGGGGCATTTTGCTCTTGGGCGAGAGTCTGCACTGGTATGAACCAGTAGGCGGAGTTGTGGTAATCCTCGGTGCCTGGCTGGCACAACGCCCAGGATCTAAGCGGTAG
- the dacB gene encoding D-alanyl-D-alanine carboxypeptidase/D-alanyl-D-alanine endopeptidase: MNSRSRTLILAAALALAATFPTPAHAASCTPAKQLASSNIKQLHAEVVNAQTGQTLFSVAEQEAQRTASVMKVLTAAVALDVLGPDHVVTTNVYSDPANPGSIYLVGAGDVTLSRMPGNITSYYAKAPKLDTLTKQIASWAKKNAVTISSVTIDNSLYGSDAEWHKTWSKKGLSQGYMAPVSALQIDAGRLTSTKYKNSWLSRRTSTPVKQAGELFVASLNKSSLAKGIKAQQGKLPEGAVVIASVSSRPMSEWIANMLRVSDNSLAEALGRLSSIAAGFDGSMASLTPLYQRVLGARGIDVSKVKIVDGSGLSRENAVPASVVTDLLELVHQQVGNYAVLEAGLPVSGSDGSLKSRFATGSKTATKGLVVAKTGYITTGYSLAGYLTARDGTKLIFTVYNLAPSVGYNQRLAMDNLVYRFYQCGASLSG, from the coding sequence ATGAATTCACGCTCCAGAACCCTAATCTTGGCCGCAGCCCTAGCCCTTGCGGCCACCTTTCCAACCCCTGCGCACGCTGCCAGCTGCACACCAGCAAAGCAGTTAGCTTCGAGCAACATCAAGCAGTTGCATGCCGAAGTGGTGAATGCTCAAACCGGTCAAACTTTGTTCTCGGTTGCAGAGCAGGAGGCTCAGCGAACAGCCTCGGTGATGAAGGTTTTGACCGCGGCAGTAGCGCTAGACGTGCTTGGTCCGGACCACGTGGTGACCACGAATGTTTATAGCGATCCGGCTAATCCGGGGAGTATTTATCTAGTAGGTGCGGGGGACGTGACGCTTTCTAGGATGCCGGGCAACATCACCTCTTACTACGCCAAGGCACCAAAGCTGGACACCCTGACCAAGCAAATTGCGAGCTGGGCCAAGAAGAATGCCGTAACCATCAGCAGCGTAACCATTGATAATTCGCTCTACGGATCGGACGCCGAATGGCATAAAACCTGGAGCAAGAAAGGCCTCTCCCAGGGCTACATGGCCCCGGTGTCAGCGCTTCAGATTGACGCAGGACGCCTGACCTCAACCAAGTACAAAAACTCCTGGCTCTCAAGGCGAACTTCAACTCCTGTGAAGCAAGCCGGGGAGTTATTTGTGGCATCGCTAAACAAGAGCAGCCTCGCCAAGGGAATCAAAGCCCAGCAGGGAAAGCTTCCGGAGGGGGCCGTTGTGATCGCCTCGGTATCTTCTCGCCCTATGAGTGAGTGGATCGCGAACATGCTCAGAGTCTCAGATAACTCACTGGCCGAGGCGCTGGGTCGGTTGTCCTCGATAGCAGCTGGATTTGACGGCAGCATGGCTTCGCTAACACCTCTTTACCAGAGGGTCTTGGGAGCGCGAGGAATTGATGTCTCCAAGGTCAAGATCGTTGATGGCTCTGGGCTATCTCGTGAAAATGCCGTCCCTGCCTCAGTCGTGACGGACCTTCTCGAGTTGGTTCACCAGCAGGTCGGAAACTATGCGGTGCTTGAGGCTGGGCTGCCTGTCTCTGGCAGCGACGGCTCCTTGAAGTCAAGATTTGCAACCGGATCAAAAACAGCTACCAAGGGGTTGGTGGTGGCTAAGACTGGCTACATCACAACCGGCTACTCGTTGGCCGGCTACCTGACGGCTCGAGACGGTACCAAGTTGATCTTCACTGTCTATAACCTCGCTCCGAGCGTGGGCTATAACCAGCGCTTGGCAATGGACAATCTGGTCTATCGGTTTTACCAGTGTGGGGCAAGCCTCTCCGGATAG
- a CDS encoding SDR family oxidoreductase, translated as MSSEITKGLTILKRGDQPALCLVTGATGYIGGRLIVELLNAGYKVRVLARNAQRLRDHSWINQVELVEGDATDTEVLNNALSGVNVAYYLLHALLVKGDFEQLERNMAEGFGKAAKANAVGKIIYLGGIITAGQEASPHLQARLDTGRILAESGVPTFELRAGVVIGSGSASFEMLRYLTERLPIMTTPKWVKNRIQPIAVRDVLRYLVGTAGLDNKHADIYEIAGPEIFTYAEMMQRYAKAAGLKKRWIIPLPVLTPRLSSAWVGLVTPVPVTLARRLVDSLKNEVVATDNRIRDLIPEPSVGLTVFDRAVKLALVRIKEARVETRWSDASSPGTPSEPLPTDPDWAGGTLYKDIRIAHTTDSVAKVFERVEAIGGDNGYSTASWAWELRGLMDRMVGGVGLRRGRRDPKHLIVGDALDFWRVEEIIPQKLLRLRAEMKLPGLAWLEFGVEQDYETGGAVLTQVAIFAPKGLFGHFYWWMVWPMHGLVFPSMARSLANSNRVSKHR; from the coding sequence ATGTCATCGGAGATAACCAAGGGTCTAACCATCCTCAAGCGCGGCGATCAGCCCGCGCTCTGCTTGGTGACCGGCGCCACCGGATACATTGGTGGCCGGTTGATCGTAGAACTTCTAAATGCCGGCTACAAGGTTCGAGTGCTGGCCAGAAACGCCCAGCGACTGCGCGACCACAGCTGGATTAACCAGGTCGAATTGGTTGAGGGCGATGCCACTGACACTGAGGTTCTAAACAACGCGCTATCCGGTGTTAATGTCGCCTACTACCTGCTGCACGCCCTGCTGGTAAAGGGTGACTTCGAGCAGCTTGAGCGAAACATGGCAGAGGGCTTTGGCAAAGCTGCCAAAGCAAATGCTGTTGGCAAGATTATCTACCTCGGTGGCATCATCACCGCTGGCCAGGAGGCCTCTCCTCACCTTCAGGCCAGACTGGACACCGGTCGCATCTTGGCTGAATCGGGAGTGCCAACTTTTGAACTCAGAGCTGGGGTGGTTATCGGGAGTGGTTCAGCCTCTTTTGAAATGCTTCGCTACCTAACCGAGCGACTTCCGATCATGACCACCCCGAAGTGGGTAAAAAATCGCATTCAACCAATTGCGGTCAGAGACGTGCTGCGATACCTGGTTGGCACGGCTGGTCTAGACAACAAGCACGCAGATATTTACGAAATTGCCGGCCCAGAAATTTTCACCTATGCCGAGATGATGCAGCGCTATGCCAAGGCGGCCGGGCTAAAGAAACGTTGGATTATTCCGTTGCCGGTGCTAACCCCTCGACTCTCTAGCGCTTGGGTTGGTTTGGTAACTCCGGTTCCGGTCACCCTGGCAAGGCGTTTGGTAGACAGCCTGAAGAACGAGGTGGTTGCCACTGACAATCGCATCAGGGATCTGATTCCTGAACCATCGGTAGGACTAACGGTCTTTGATCGCGCCGTGAAGTTGGCCCTTGTGAGGATCAAGGAAGCTCGAGTGGAGACCCGCTGGTCAGACGCGTCTTCACCCGGCACCCCATCCGAGCCACTTCCAACTGATCCAGATTGGGCTGGAGGAACTCTCTACAAAGACATTCGAATCGCCCACACCACAGATTCGGTGGCAAAAGTTTTTGAGCGGGTTGAGGCTATAGGCGGTGACAACGGATACTCAACCGCTAGCTGGGCCTGGGAGCTACGTGGGCTGATGGACCGCATGGTTGGCGGAGTGGGTCTACGAAGAGGAAGACGTGACCCCAAACACCTGATTGTTGGGGATGCTCTCGACTTCTGGCGGGTGGAGGAAATCATCCCGCAGAAATTGCTCCGACTAAGGGCAGAGATGAAACTTCCCGGCCTTGCCTGGCTGGAATTTGGTGTTGAGCAGGACTACGAGACCGGTGGTGCAGTACTTACCCAGGTGGCAATCTTTGCCCCCAAGGGTTTATTCGGTCACTTCTACTGGTGGATGGTATGGCCGATGCACGGCCTGGTTTTCCCATCGATGGCTCGCTCGCTCGCCAACTCCAATAGAGTGAGCAAGCACCGCTAG
- the hemQ gene encoding hydrogen peroxide-dependent heme synthase, which yields MNSKLEQLNAEIRYTNWTAFKQTSQVADGARASEAFMELTAWFSEQGGELRGAYDIRGFRADSDLLFWTHAASAELIQEFLGKFRFSLLGTNFNPFWSGMGLHRPAEFNRSHVPGFMLGQTARQWLTIYPFVRSYEWYLLPEAERREMLMEHGQKGHEFSSVISNTVAAFALGDYEWLLALESDELHDLVDMMRDLRYTQARLHVREEVPFFTGKTINPSQIGATFK from the coding sequence TTGAACAGCAAACTCGAACAACTAAACGCCGAAATTCGATACACGAATTGGACTGCCTTCAAGCAGACATCTCAAGTGGCGGATGGGGCGAGAGCCAGCGAGGCATTCATGGAGCTGACCGCTTGGTTTAGCGAGCAAGGCGGTGAACTTCGTGGGGCCTATGACATAAGAGGCTTCAGGGCAGACTCAGACTTGCTCTTTTGGACCCACGCTGCGTCGGCAGAACTAATTCAAGAGTTCTTGGGAAAATTCAGGTTTAGTTTGCTCGGGACTAACTTCAATCCTTTTTGGTCCGGCATGGGATTGCATCGTCCAGCAGAATTCAATCGTTCCCATGTTCCAGGTTTCATGCTTGGGCAGACCGCAAGACAGTGGCTCACGATTTATCCATTTGTCCGCTCCTACGAGTGGTACCTGCTCCCGGAGGCTGAACGCAGGGAAATGCTCATGGAGCATGGACAAAAAGGTCACGAGTTCAGCTCGGTAATTTCTAACACAGTGGCGGCATTTGCCCTGGGGGACTATGAGTGGCTTCTTGCTTTGGAGTCGGACGAACTCCATGACCTTGTGGACATGATGCGCGACTTGCGATACACGCAAGCTCGCCTGCACGTGCGAGAAGAGGTCCCATTTTTTACAGGCAAAACCATCAATCCAAGTCAGATCGGAGCAACCTTCAAATGA
- a CDS encoding Gfo/Idh/MocA family protein — MVTWAMVGTGLMADLILKDFALVENTELKALVSRDPDRADAKLKELGVEASSMTFEQALEDSGIDLIYIASPHSEHHWMAKAALEAGKHILVEKAFMENAGQAEEIYALAKSKGLFSMEAMWTKFLPLHQRLEEMVKSGRIGKLRLIEANFGFRRTFDQSHRLFDAALGGGSSLDQGVYTTSLNRWFADSGIRSIAAHGYNYPNGTDALAMTQFEFANGVVGRGNSSLATSLGLAARLVGDAGIIEIHEAFWAATKATIKTYAENHDVPEIEELEVPKLGAGYAHMIQAVSESVISGEIENQQHTHQFSLEVMRALDEIRSQLT, encoded by the coding sequence ATGGTCACCTGGGCAATGGTTGGAACTGGCCTAATGGCCGATTTGATTCTCAAGGACTTCGCCCTGGTGGAGAACACCGAACTAAAGGCACTGGTCTCCAGAGACCCGGATCGAGCTGATGCGAAGCTGAAGGAACTGGGTGTCGAGGCTAGCTCCATGACCTTTGAGCAAGCTCTGGAAGATTCCGGCATTGACCTGATTTACATCGCCTCCCCGCACTCCGAGCACCACTGGATGGCCAAGGCAGCCCTCGAGGCCGGTAAGCACATCCTGGTCGAAAAGGCCTTCATGGAAAATGCTGGGCAGGCTGAGGAGATCTACGCACTGGCCAAATCCAAGGGGCTATTTTCAATGGAGGCGATGTGGACGAAATTCCTGCCGCTGCACCAGAGGCTCGAAGAAATGGTCAAGTCTGGACGAATCGGAAAGCTAAGGCTGATCGAGGCAAACTTTGGTTTCCGAAGAACCTTCGATCAGAGCCACAGGCTATTTGATGCTGCGCTGGGTGGCGGTTCTTCGCTGGACCAAGGTGTTTACACCACATCGCTAAACCGCTGGTTTGCAGACAGTGGGATTAGATCGATTGCTGCCCACGGCTACAACTACCCCAACGGCACGGATGCCCTTGCCATGACGCAGTTTGAATTTGCCAATGGTGTGGTCGGCCGCGGCAACTCCTCCCTGGCAACCTCCCTGGGACTGGCCGCAAGATTGGTTGGGGATGCCGGCATTATTGAAATCCACGAAGCTTTCTGGGCTGCCACCAAGGCGACCATCAAGACCTATGCGGAAAATCATGACGTTCCAGAGATAGAGGAGCTCGAGGTTCCCAAGCTGGGTGCTGGATACGCACACATGATCCAGGCGGTCAGTGAGAGCGTAATTTCAGGAGAAATTGAGAATCAGCAGCACACTCACCAGTTCAGCCTCGAGGTGATGCGAGCGCTGGACGAGATTCGCTCGCAACTAACCTAA
- a CDS encoding cryptochrome/photolyase family protein — protein MQLLLADQLGPHFELEADLLLPIVDSQFAKRTYHRQKAHLIRYAQLARAKDANVTAVRLESYRELKDHPGLTSVAFPSSRGFLALCDSLGLEKLPNPGFCSSFADWENFVAGAGKRLRLEDFYRKQRLRLGVLMDGPEPSGGQWNFDADNRLPPPKAGIGVPHPFVPVEDELDAQVRAELDELERSGRAKFMGVDGPRKFPATRSQALEALEIFIRDRLDLFGPYEDAMDKNDWAMSHSLLSVPMNLGLLSPLEVVARAEQAYRAGTARLESVEGFVRQIIGWRDYVWQLYWHFGDGYEKKNELEANALLPKAWADLDSKAISAKCLSHAVEDVNQNAWTHHIPRLMVLGNAAMQRGYNPGQVNNWFIDAFADGTPWVMPANVIGMSLYADGGMMSTKPYAAGGAYIKKMSNFCGDCPFDPAKRVGEDACPFTAGYWNFLHHNRERFSKNHRMSQPLAGLKRLSDLDQLVEQESKRESL, from the coding sequence ATGCAGCTTTTACTCGCGGATCAACTGGGGCCCCACTTTGAACTGGAGGCCGACTTGCTGCTGCCAATAGTTGATAGCCAGTTTGCCAAGCGCACCTATCATCGGCAAAAGGCACACCTCATTCGCTACGCCCAGTTGGCCCGGGCAAAAGATGCCAATGTCACCGCTGTGAGGCTAGAGAGTTACCGCGAGCTCAAAGACCACCCCGGCTTGACTTCTGTGGCCTTCCCCTCGTCACGGGGATTCCTGGCACTTTGCGATTCGCTGGGGCTGGAAAAACTTCCGAACCCTGGATTCTGTTCAAGCTTTGCGGACTGGGAGAACTTCGTTGCAGGCGCTGGAAAGCGGCTTCGGCTTGAGGACTTCTACCGCAAGCAACGGTTGCGGCTAGGGGTGTTGATGGATGGCCCCGAACCCTCAGGTGGGCAGTGGAACTTTGATGCCGATAATCGCCTTCCTCCCCCAAAAGCTGGAATCGGCGTTCCACACCCATTTGTGCCGGTAGAAGATGAGCTTGACGCGCAGGTTCGGGCGGAACTTGACGAACTTGAAAGATCCGGCAGGGCCAAGTTCATGGGGGTTGATGGCCCGCGAAAGTTTCCAGCCACAAGATCACAGGCTCTCGAAGCACTGGAAATCTTCATCCGAGACAGACTCGACCTCTTCGGTCCCTACGAAGATGCCATGGATAAAAATGACTGGGCCATGTCGCACTCACTGCTCTCGGTTCCCATGAACCTGGGGCTGCTCTCGCCACTAGAGGTGGTGGCAAGAGCAGAACAGGCTTACCGAGCTGGCACCGCAAGACTAGAGAGCGTTGAGGGTTTCGTAAGGCAAATCATCGGCTGGCGCGATTACGTTTGGCAGCTCTACTGGCACTTTGGTGATGGCTACGAGAAAAAGAATGAGCTCGAGGCTAACGCCCTTCTACCGAAGGCCTGGGCCGATTTGGACTCAAAGGCGATCTCGGCAAAATGCCTCTCTCACGCGGTTGAAGATGTAAACCAAAATGCTTGGACCCACCACATTCCCCGCCTGATGGTCTTGGGCAACGCTGCTATGCAGCGCGGCTACAACCCGGGCCAGGTGAATAACTGGTTCATAGATGCCTTTGCCGATGGCACCCCGTGGGTGATGCCGGCGAACGTGATTGGAATGTCGCTATACGCCGATGGCGGCATGATGTCGACAAAACCCTATGCGGCCGGTGGTGCTTACATAAAAAAGATGTCCAATTTCTGTGGCGACTGCCCGTTTGATCCAGCCAAGCGCGTTGGTGAGGATGCCTGTCCGTTCACCGCTGGATATTGGAATTTCCTGCATCACAACCGGGAACGCTTCTCGAAGAACCACCGGATGAGTCAGCCACTGGCAGGATTGAAGCGGCTGTCCGACCTGGATCAGCTGGTTGAGCAAGAATCCAAGCGGGAATCGCTCTAG
- the gndA gene encoding NADP-dependent phosphogluconate dehydrogenase, producing MSEKANIGVVGLAVMGSNLARNLASREGNRVAVYNRSVERTNLLVSEHPEANFIAAADIDAFVSSLAKPRTAIIMVQAGPGTDAVIHQLTERFEPGDIIVDGGNALFTDTLRREKEVSAKGIHFVGAGISGGEEGALKGPSIMPGGSKEAYQTLGPILASIAAVAEGEPCVTHVGTDGAGHFVKMIHNGIEYADMQLIAEAYDILRQAGGFTPSEIAEIFVQWNKGELESYLIEITAEVLKQVDAKTGKPFVDVVLDAAGSKGTGVWTVQTALNLGTPVSGIAEAVFARSLSSQSAQRAGNSGMASHTEAWSIADRDAFVEDVRRALYASKIVAYAQGFDAIRAGAKEYNWEINLGAVSKIWRGGCIIRAQFLNRIADAYGKNENLLSLLFDEYFANAIDASLSSWRKVVAHSSLAGIPNPAFASSLSYYDGLRAKRLPAALVQGQRDFFGAHTYKRVDLDGVFHTLWSGDRSEIETTPSSH from the coding sequence ATGTCTGAAAAAGCAAACATTGGTGTTGTAGGTCTTGCCGTGATGGGCTCAAACCTGGCTCGAAACCTTGCCTCTCGCGAGGGCAACCGAGTTGCCGTTTACAACCGCTCCGTGGAGCGCACCAATCTTCTAGTTAGCGAGCACCCGGAAGCAAACTTCATCGCGGCTGCAGATATTGACGCATTTGTCTCATCCCTTGCAAAGCCCAGAACCGCGATCATCATGGTTCAGGCCGGTCCTGGAACCGATGCGGTCATCCACCAGCTGACCGAGCGCTTTGAACCGGGCGACATCATCGTGGATGGTGGCAACGCTCTGTTCACGGACACCCTGCGCAGGGAAAAGGAAGTTTCCGCCAAGGGGATCCACTTTGTTGGGGCTGGAATCTCGGGTGGTGAGGAAGGTGCGCTTAAGGGCCCATCGATCATGCCTGGAGGCTCTAAAGAGGCCTACCAAACCCTTGGACCGATTCTAGCTTCGATTGCTGCGGTTGCCGAAGGGGAACCATGTGTAACGCACGTTGGCACCGATGGTGCAGGCCACTTTGTCAAGATGATTCACAACGGCATTGAATACGCGGACATGCAGCTGATTGCAGAGGCTTACGACATTCTGCGCCAGGCAGGTGGGTTCACACCAAGCGAGATTGCGGAGATCTTCGTGCAGTGGAACAAGGGTGAGCTTGAGAGCTACCTGATTGAGATCACCGCCGAGGTGCTGAAGCAGGTGGACGCCAAGACCGGCAAGCCATTTGTTGACGTGGTGCTTGATGCAGCAGGGTCCAAGGGCACTGGCGTTTGGACCGTTCAAACCGCGCTGAACTTGGGCACTCCGGTGTCTGGAATCGCAGAGGCGGTTTTCGCCAGAAGCCTCTCCTCTCAGTCAGCGCAGCGTGCCGGAAATTCGGGGATGGCAAGCCACACCGAAGCCTGGAGCATTGCGGACCGCGATGCCTTCGTTGAAGATGTTCGCAGGGCACTTTACGCATCAAAGATCGTTGCCTACGCGCAGGGCTTCGATGCCATTCGCGCAGGCGCCAAGGAATACAACTGGGAGATCAACCTGGGTGCAGTTTCCAAGATCTGGCGCGGTGGCTGCATCATCCGCGCTCAGTTCCTAAACCGCATCGCGGATGCCTACGGCAAAAACGAGAACCTGCTGAGCCTGCTGTTTGACGAGTACTTCGCAAACGCTATTGACGCATCGCTCTCTTCCTGGCGCAAGGTGGTTGCCCACAGCTCGCTGGCTGGAATCCCTAACCCGGCATTCGCCTCGAGCCTGAGCTACTACGACGGACTGCGTGCCAAGCGCCTGCCTGCAGCACTGGTGCAGGGCCAGCGTGATTTCTTTGGTGCTCACACCTACAAGCGCGTCGACCTCGACGGTGTGTTCCACACGCTTTGGTCAGGCGACCGCTCCGAAATCGAGACCACCCCCTCCAGCCACTAG
- a CDS encoding protoporphyrinogen/coproporphyrinogen oxidase: MSRTRIVIGGGISGLLAAIRHADSGEEVSLVSPEFGGQIASVKIAGLSVDAGAEAISTANPAGEQLLHELGLGEMFAYPQPSGSSIISSEKRWNIPFGYFGIPADLSTPTLLDAFSQQELALAQQLDSKNFNPSGSVAKVVTDHLGAAFLERLVDPIVRSIHGSPSNELDFAATFPDLAEKAIRAGSLVAGVQKMSRASNSPGLNVISLRGGLHQMIDALVHRVSDKVKLKRSQVSSIKAAGNGWDVGFADSSKFFDSVTWAAPALILAKAAGIDSEIGRAALMVDQKSTSIAFAHVNAPGLDAAPLGSGAIVRDGTALAQATTHLSAKWEWIADSLPLGQHLIRLSFGENQLPESGDGLDALLKSEIEFLYGTEVDLLQAKVVSWTQALARSKPEQIAPLLQAIDSNASSFELVSGFARGNGVMGIITDHIQRRAA, translated from the coding sequence ATGAGCCGCACAAGGATCGTCATCGGAGGAGGTATTTCAGGGCTCCTCGCTGCAATTCGACATGCAGATTCCGGTGAAGAGGTTTCGCTGGTAAGCCCTGAATTTGGGGGTCAGATCGCGAGTGTGAAGATAGCGGGGCTCAGTGTTGATGCTGGAGCCGAGGCAATCTCGACTGCAAACCCGGCCGGTGAGCAACTGCTCCACGAGCTGGGACTAGGTGAAATGTTTGCTTATCCGCAGCCGTCAGGCTCCAGCATCATCTCCTCTGAGAAAAGGTGGAATATCCCCTTCGGCTATTTTGGAATTCCCGCGGATCTCAGCACTCCAACCCTGTTGGACGCCTTTTCGCAGCAGGAGCTTGCCCTTGCGCAGCAATTAGATTCCAAAAACTTCAATCCGTCGGGGTCCGTGGCGAAAGTTGTCACCGATCACCTGGGAGCCGCTTTTCTGGAGCGATTAGTTGACCCAATTGTTCGCTCCATTCATGGCTCACCTTCTAATGAACTTGACTTTGCCGCCACATTCCCGGACCTGGCCGAAAAGGCAATTAGAGCGGGGTCTTTGGTTGCCGGAGTTCAGAAAATGAGCAGAGCAAGCAATTCCCCAGGGCTAAATGTGATTTCTCTTCGCGGAGGACTTCACCAAATGATTGACGCTCTCGTTCATCGAGTTTCTGACAAGGTCAAGCTCAAAAGGTCTCAAGTCAGCTCCATCAAAGCCGCGGGAAACGGGTGGGATGTCGGGTTTGCGGATTCGTCCAAGTTTTTTGATTCGGTGACATGGGCGGCTCCAGCTCTCATCCTGGCTAAGGCAGCCGGCATTGACTCAGAGATTGGAAGAGCCGCATTGATGGTGGATCAGAAGAGTACCTCTATCGCATTTGCGCACGTAAATGCTCCTGGCTTGGACGCCGCGCCTTTGGGATCCGGCGCCATAGTTCGAGACGGGACTGCTCTCGCTCAAGCCACAACGCACCTGAGCGCAAAATGGGAATGGATAGCAGACTCCTTACCCTTGGGCCAGCACCTGATCCGCCTGAGTTTTGGGGAAAACCAACTTCCAGAATCAGGGGATGGGCTCGATGCACTCCTGAAGAGCGAGATTGAGTTTTTGTATGGAACCGAAGTGGATCTCCTGCAGGCCAAAGTAGTGAGCTGGACCCAGGCCCTAGCAAGATCCAAGCCCGAACAGATAGCTCCACTTCTTCAGGCGATTGATTCGAACGCTTCCAGTTTCGAGCTGGTATCTGGATTTGCTAGGGGCAACGGAGTTATGGGCATCATCACAGACCACATTCAAAGGAGGGCAGCTTGA
- a CDS encoding ferrochelatase: MTYDAILLTSFGGPEGPDEVMPYLERVTAGRGVPKERLEEVSHHYLALGGVSPINEQNRALLAKLRERLPELGIDLPIYWGNRNSEPYFSDVVKQMYEAGHRKVLAWVTSAYSSYSGCRQYRENLHQALFENDLLGKMTIDKVRHYFDHPGFLEPVVEDLVEGIRKVKSAGSSTEQIKIMFATHSIPNAMGETSGPPARREEFAKPGGAYEAQHLAAAQLVISKAGVAMGESMPEWELVYQSRSGSPEVPWLEPDVNDAIQSAHESGRTGVLIVPIGFVSDHVEVVWDLDNEAQETAEGLGMNFYRVATAGIHPAFVDAIGNLIAERLGTEAPKAESSLGPWPSFCAPGCCPNLRRELPTVAEATA; this comes from the coding sequence ATGACTTATGACGCCATTTTGCTAACCTCCTTCGGCGGCCCAGAGGGTCCAGATGAGGTAATGCCTTACCTTGAGCGTGTGACTGCCGGAAGAGGGGTCCCAAAGGAGCGACTAGAGGAAGTCTCACATCACTACCTCGCACTCGGGGGTGTGAGTCCAATCAACGAGCAGAATCGCGCCCTACTGGCAAAACTTCGCGAAAGATTGCCAGAGCTAGGGATTGACCTACCTATCTATTGGGGCAATCGCAACTCAGAACCCTATTTTTCAGACGTTGTAAAGCAAATGTACGAGGCTGGACACAGAAAAGTGTTGGCTTGGGTTACAAGCGCATACTCCTCTTACTCCGGATGTCGGCAGTATCGAGAGAACCTCCACCAGGCCCTCTTTGAGAACGATTTGCTAGGAAAGATGACCATCGACAAGGTGCGCCACTATTTTGATCACCCAGGGTTCCTAGAGCCGGTAGTGGAGGACTTGGTCGAGGGTATTCGTAAGGTCAAGTCCGCCGGGTCTTCGACCGAGCAAATCAAAATCATGTTTGCAACGCATTCAATTCCAAACGCAATGGGTGAGACCAGTGGACCGCCTGCGAGGCGTGAAGAATTTGCAAAGCCGGGTGGTGCTTACGAAGCGCAGCATCTTGCAGCAGCTCAACTCGTTATAAGCAAGGCGGGGGTCGCTATGGGTGAGTCCATGCCGGAATGGGAGCTGGTTTACCAGTCGCGAAGTGGCTCACCGGAGGTCCCATGGCTGGAACCTGATGTGAACGATGCAATCCAGAGCGCGCATGAGTCTGGAAGGACCGGGGTTTTGATTGTGCCGATCGGTTTCGTATCAGACCACGTTGAGGTGGTCTGGGATCTCGATAATGAGGCTCAGGAAACTGCTGAAGGTTTGGGGATGAACTTCTACCGTGTCGCCACAGCAGGTATCCACCCCGCCTTTGTTGATGCTATCGGCAACTTGATAGCAGAGCGATTGGGAACCGAAGCCCCGAAGGCGGAGAGTTCGCTAGGCCCCTGGCCGAGCTTCTGCGCTCCTGGGTGCTGCCCAAACCTGAGAAGGGAGCTGCCAACTGTTGCGGAGGCTACCGCTTAG